The following proteins are encoded in a genomic region of Neovison vison isolate M4711 chromosome 12, ASM_NN_V1, whole genome shotgun sequence:
- the ADIPOR2 gene encoding adiponectin receptor protein 2 isoform X2 has product MGMSPLLQAHHAMERMEEFVCKVWEGRWRVIPHDVLPDWLKDNDFLLHGHRPPMPSFRACFKSIFRIHTETGNIWTHLLGCVFFLCLGIFYMFRPNISFVAPLQEKVVFGLFFLGAILCLSFSWLFHTVYCHSEGVSRLFSKLDYSGIALLIMGSFVPWLYYSFYCNPQPCFIYLIVICVLGIAAIIVSQWDMFATPQYRGVRAGVFLGLGLSGIIPTLHYVISEGFLKAATIGQIGWLMLMASLYITGAALYAARIPERFFPGKCDIWFHSHQLFHIFVVAGAFVHFHGVSNLQEFRFMIGGGCSEEDAL; this is encoded by the exons ATGGGCATGTCCCCTCTTTTACAAGCCCATCACGCTatggaaagaatggaagaatTTGTTTGTAAG GTATGGGAAGGTCGGTGGCGAGTAATCCCTCATGATGTACTACCAGACTGGCTCAAGGATAACGATTTCCTTTTACATGGACATCGGCCCCCAATGCCTTCTTTCCGGGCCTGTTTTAAGAGCATTTTCAGAATACACACAGAGACAGGCAACATCTGGACACATCTTTTAG GTTGTGTATTCTTCCTGTGCCTGGGGATCTTTTATATGTTTCGCCCAAACATCTCCTTTGTGGCCCCTCTGCAAGAGAAGGTGGTCTTTGGATTATTCTTCTTGGGGGccattctctgcctttctttttcatggctCTTCCACACGGTCTACTGCCACTCAGAAGGGGTCTCCCGGCTCTTCTCTAA acTGGATTACTCTGGTATTGCTCTTCTGATTATGGGAAGTTTTGTTCCATGGCTTTATTACTCTTTCTACTGTAATCCACAACCTTGCTTCATCTACTTGATTGTCATCTGTGTGCTGGGCATTGCGGCCATTATAGTTTCCCAGTGGGACATGTTTGCTACCCCTCAGTATCGAGGTGTACGAGCAG GAGTATTTTTGGGCCTTGGCCTGAGTGGAATCATTCCTACCTTGCACTATGTCATCTCGGAGGGATTCCTGAAGGCCGCCACCATAGGGCAGATCGGCTGGCTGATGCTGATGGCCAGCCTCTATATCACAGGCGCCGCCCTCTATGCTGCGCGCATCCCTGAACGCTTTTTTCCTGGCAAGTGTGATATCTGG TTCCACTCTCATCAGCTGTTTCACATCTTTGTGGTTGCTGGCGCTTTCGTTCACTTCCATGGCGTCTCAAACCTCCAGGAGTTCCGTTTCATGATTGGTGGAGGCTGCAGTGAAGAGGATGCACTGTGA